The following coding sequences lie in one Thermosulfuriphilus ammonigenes genomic window:
- a CDS encoding DUF3373 family protein gives MVKRMILTLGVLLSLTLAAHLALAQEMVTIPAEAYKEILKRLDTLQKRVEQLERERAGGQSLEARTKRMEKDIAEIYDTLDEVETKTLKDKINLGAELRTRVDFYRLRDYLDPNTQQKGDWVNDNYWSNRFRLNLEAKIRPNLLFHGRLAVYKNWADSDRITMYSDPNRAHVPDNTSLKLDRAYVDWIIPQAPVPLALTFGRHPSTEGPPFEFKENRVRQSTYPALLFDGEADGVVATIGLERYLGWKNAGFRIAYGKGYQSDDDFYIYLDDRRGLDDLNVLGLFFETELPSLPRSLLVLSWVKGWNFVDLPTNTQKNLGDMQIFGLHVQVPQLFSGLDVFFSWGLNKSDANGNWVNLSSVGLGNVGLLSTYGNKDRTGWAIYTGFRYTLPWARLNHPKIGFEYNHGSKYWFSFTQGSTEIYNKLASRGDVFDFYYIQPFNKNLFLRAGYTYINYDYSLSGWHIGEPQKTDQELTDFYLLLDCRF, from the coding sequence ATGGTTAAGAGGATGATATTGACTTTGGGAGTCCTTTTGAGCCTCACCTTAGCCGCCCACTTAGCCCTGGCCCAGGAGATGGTCACCATTCCCGCTGAGGCCTACAAGGAGATCTTAAAGCGTCTGGACACCCTCCAGAAACGCGTGGAACAGCTGGAAAGAGAGCGGGCCGGAGGCCAGTCACTTGAAGCCCGGACCAAGCGAATGGAGAAAGACATTGCCGAGATTTACGATACCCTGGACGAGGTGGAGACCAAGACCCTTAAGGATAAGATCAATCTGGGGGCCGAACTCCGCACCAGGGTGGATTTCTATCGCCTGCGGGACTATCTGGACCCCAACACCCAACAGAAGGGCGACTGGGTAAACGACAACTACTGGAGTAACCGCTTTCGTCTCAACCTGGAGGCCAAGATACGGCCGAACCTTCTCTTCCATGGCCGGCTGGCCGTCTATAAAAACTGGGCCGATAGCGATCGGATCACCATGTATTCTGATCCAAATCGGGCCCATGTGCCTGACAACACCAGTCTCAAGCTTGATCGGGCCTATGTGGACTGGATCATCCCTCAGGCCCCGGTGCCCTTGGCCCTGACCTTTGGGCGGCACCCCTCCACCGAAGGCCCTCCCTTTGAATTCAAAGAAAATCGTGTCCGTCAGTCCACCTATCCGGCCCTTCTCTTTGACGGTGAGGCCGACGGCGTTGTGGCCACAATAGGTCTCGAGCGCTATCTGGGCTGGAAGAACGCCGGTTTTCGTATTGCCTACGGGAAAGGCTACCAGTCAGATGACGATTTTTATATCTACCTTGACGATCGTCGGGGGCTGGACGACTTAAACGTCTTGGGGCTCTTTTTTGAGACCGAGCTGCCAAGCCTGCCCAGGAGCCTTTTGGTCCTGAGCTGGGTTAAGGGGTGGAATTTTGTCGATCTTCCCACCAATACCCAGAAAAACCTGGGTGATATGCAAATCTTCGGCCTCCATGTTCAGGTTCCTCAGCTTTTCTCTGGACTGGACGTCTTCTTTTCTTGGGGGCTTAACAAGAGCGATGCCAATGGAAACTGGGTAAACCTCTCTTCTGTGGGCCTTGGTAATGTAGGGCTCCTTTCAACCTACGGGAACAAGGATCGCACCGGATGGGCCATCTATACCGGGTTCAGGTACACCCTTCCCTGGGCCAGGCTCAATCACCCCAAAATCGGCTTTGAGTACAACCATGGGAGCAAATACTGGTTCAGTTTTACCCAGGGTAGCACAGAGATATACAACAAACTTGCCTCAAGGGGCGATGTTTTTGACTTCTATTATATTCAACCCTTCAACAAAAATCTCTTCCTTCGGGCAGGATACACATACATAAACTATGACTACAGCCTTAGCGGATGGCACATTGGAGAGCCACAAAAAACCGATCAAGAACTAACAGACTTTTATCTCCTGTTAGATTGCCGCTTCTAG
- a CDS encoding redox-regulated ATPase YchF: protein MPIFLGLGAMKIGIIGLPGSGKTTIFNALTGRGAELSRAGAWHRGTNLAVVQVPDARLSALARLFNPSKITPATVEFVDVAVEFSEDKARDGRLEELIAALRPAQALFHVVRAFDLAGLPPQPQADLDRLESELVITDLISVERRLERLEKDAKRGKRPPAREYELLLKAREMLEAGRPLRLDREISEAPELKGFAFLTAKPVVVVLNLGDEAEAPSLKVEAAALVVIRGALELEVSQLPSEEAEVFRKEYGLYESAVDHLIQAGYRVLDLISFFTAGEKEVRAWTIRAGTTAVKAAGAVHSDMERGFIRAEVIFWEDLVRLGSYQAAREEGLLRLEGRDYIVQDGDVVIFRFKV, encoded by the coding sequence ATGCCTATCTTCCTAGGCTTAGGGGCCATGAAGATAGGCATCATTGGTTTGCCAGGCTCGGGGAAGACAACCATTTTTAATGCCCTTACTGGCCGGGGAGCAGAGCTCTCCCGGGCCGGGGCCTGGCACCGGGGGACTAATCTGGCGGTGGTTCAAGTGCCCGATGCTCGGCTCTCGGCCCTGGCCCGTCTCTTTAACCCCTCCAAGATAACCCCGGCTACGGTGGAGTTTGTCGATGTGGCCGTAGAGTTTTCTGAGGATAAGGCTCGCGATGGTCGTCTAGAGGAGCTAATTGCTGCCCTTCGTCCGGCCCAGGCCCTCTTTCATGTGGTTCGGGCCTTTGACCTGGCTGGTCTCCCGCCCCAGCCCCAGGCTGATCTTGATCGCCTGGAGTCCGAACTGGTGATCACGGATCTCATTTCCGTTGAGAGACGGCTTGAGCGCCTTGAAAAAGATGCCAAGAGAGGAAAAAGGCCCCCTGCCAGGGAGTATGAACTTCTCTTAAAGGCCCGGGAGATGCTTGAGGCCGGCCGTCCCTTAAGACTCGACCGGGAGATCTCAGAGGCCCCGGAGCTCAAAGGTTTTGCCTTCCTTACCGCCAAACCGGTGGTGGTGGTCCTCAACCTGGGCGATGAGGCCGAAGCCCCCAGCCTTAAGGTTGAGGCGGCGGCCCTGGTGGTCATAAGGGGGGCCCTGGAGCTTGAAGTCAGTCAGCTTCCCTCGGAGGAGGCTGAGGTCTTTCGGAAGGAATACGGGCTTTATGAGTCGGCGGTGGATCATCTCATCCAGGCCGGATACCGGGTTCTTGATCTCATTTCCTTTTTTACCGCCGGGGAGAAAGAAGTTAGAGCCTGGACCATCCGGGCCGGAACCACTGCCGTCAAGGCGGCGGGGGCTGTCCACTCCGATATGGAACGGGGCTTTATCCGGGCCGAGGTTATCTTCTGGGAAGATTTAGTTCGTCTGGGGTCATATCAGGCGGCCCGAGAAGAGGGGCTGCTGCGTCTTGAGGGCCGGGACTATATCGTTCAAGACGGCGATGTGGTCATCTTTCGCTTCAAGGTTTAA
- a CDS encoding c-type cytochrome, with protein MKRVPLLAVLVFMSCLWSFSPSFAGGQELFLSKCGSCHRKGGQAPPVNPADKAALVWKKYFRRQRHPVDLSSKIAPQELQEIVSYLESHAADSDQPEAAVIPK; from the coding sequence ATGAAACGGGTTCCCCTTCTCGCTGTTTTGGTGTTCATGTCTTGTCTTTGGTCTTTTTCACCATCCTTTGCCGGAGGCCAGGAACTTTTTCTTTCCAAGTGTGGTTCCTGCCACCGCAAAGGAGGCCAGGCCCCGCCGGTTAATCCCGCCGACAAAGCGGCCCTGGTCTGGAAAAAATACTTCCGCCGCCAGCGTCATCCAGTAGACCTCAGCTCAAAGATCGCCCCTCAAGAACTCCAGGAGATTGTCTCCTATCTTGAAAGCCATGCCGCCGACAGCGATCAGCCCGAGGCTGCGGTCATCCCCAAGTAA
- the prmA gene encoding 50S ribosomal protein L11 methyltransferase gives MKKLWIEAAVTVPQEAAEAVGYFLSNLTGRGVVVESLPPDSGDEPWRERIKAYFSEEDVLSSSLGQLLRYLADLEETFPGVLKWPVETRLLFEEDWTRGLKELFAPRRLGKKIVVKPSWEVYIPRPEDIVVEIDPGLAFGTGSHPSTYLVIEILEELFEKGLFCPYVLDVGTGTGILAICAAKLGAKAVVGIDIDPEAAEVARNNVLKNDVHRRVTITTSPIFQLADLFDLVLANIGAYELELLAPDIARHLKTGGLAILSGILKEQKEGLVETYGRHNFLLLEERIDKEFGEWTALVLRKMA, from the coding sequence ATGAAAAAGCTCTGGATCGAAGCCGCAGTTACCGTGCCCCAGGAGGCCGCCGAGGCCGTGGGCTACTTTTTAAGCAATCTCACCGGCAGGGGGGTAGTGGTGGAGTCCCTGCCTCCGGACAGCGGAGATGAACCTTGGCGAGAGCGAATCAAGGCCTATTTTAGTGAAGAAGATGTCCTCTCCTCGTCTCTGGGTCAGCTTCTACGCTATTTGGCCGATCTCGAGGAGACCTTTCCCGGAGTTCTTAAATGGCCGGTGGAAACCCGGCTCCTTTTTGAGGAGGATTGGACCAGGGGTCTCAAAGAGCTCTTTGCCCCTCGCCGATTGGGCAAAAAGATAGTCGTTAAGCCTTCCTGGGAGGTCTATATTCCCCGACCGGAAGATATTGTCGTGGAGATAGACCCGGGCCTGGCCTTCGGAACCGGAAGTCACCCCTCAACCTATTTAGTAATAGAGATCCTGGAGGAGCTTTTTGAAAAAGGGCTCTTCTGTCCCTACGTGCTGGATGTGGGCACCGGCACCGGGATCCTGGCCATCTGCGCCGCCAAATTAGGGGCCAAGGCCGTGGTGGGAATAGACATTGATCCAGAGGCCGCCGAGGTGGCCCGGAATAATGTCCTCAAAAACGATGTCCACAGACGGGTGACCATCACCACCAGCCCTATTTTCCAGCTGGCCGATCTCTTTGATCTTGTTCTGGCCAACATCGGGGCCTATGAGCTAGAACTCCTGGCTCCAGATATCGCTAGGCACCTTAAGACCGGGGGCCTGGCCATCCTCTCCGGTATCCTTAAGGAGCAAAAAGAAGGGCTTGTTGAGACCTACGGGAGGCATAACTTTCTTCTCCTTGAGGAAAGAATCGACAAAGAATTCGGAGAATGGACGGCTCTTGTTCTCAGAAAGATGGCTTAA
- a CDS encoding RsmE family RNA methyltransferase produces MDGSCSQKDGLRRLFCPQAQAGERLWLSPEEGHHLARVLRARAGQEILLLDGKGGLLLARVIKIDKKGVLVEGIKSLVKAPPPPALTLLQGLIKGERLRWLVQKATELGTTRIVLFQSRYSIVHRPGKEKLKTLERISIEALKQSGRLHLPEIIGPLPFKEALKNFRTATNLILHEKEEQRRLPEALNSAPLTLAVGPEGGFSPEEVELAQTLGYLSVRLSRATLRAETAALAAVAVAASKFDL; encoded by the coding sequence ATGGACGGCTCTTGTTCTCAGAAAGATGGCTTAAGGCGCCTCTTCTGCCCCCAGGCCCAGGCGGGAGAGAGACTCTGGCTTTCCCCGGAAGAAGGCCACCACCTGGCTCGAGTCCTCAGGGCCAGAGCGGGCCAGGAAATCTTGCTTCTTGATGGAAAGGGCGGGCTCCTGCTGGCCCGGGTGATAAAAATCGACAAAAAAGGGGTATTGGTGGAGGGAATAAAAAGCCTGGTCAAGGCCCCCCCGCCGCCGGCCCTTACCCTCCTTCAGGGGTTAATAAAAGGCGAAAGGCTTCGCTGGCTTGTCCAGAAAGCCACCGAACTGGGAACCACCAGAATCGTTCTCTTTCAGAGCCGCTACAGTATCGTCCACCGACCTGGAAAGGAAAAGCTCAAAACCCTTGAGCGCATCTCCATAGAGGCCCTCAAACAGTCCGGACGACTCCACCTCCCGGAGATAATTGGTCCTCTTCCTTTTAAAGAGGCCCTCAAGAATTTTCGAACGGCTACAAACCTTATCCTCCATGAAAAAGAAGAACAGAGAAGACTGCCCGAAGCTCTTAACTCCGCCCCCCTTACCCTTGCAGTCGGCCCTGAAGGAGGTTTTAGCCCGGAGGAGGTGGAGTTGGCCCAAACTCTTGGCTATCTCTCCGTCCGTCTGAGTCGGGCCACCCTTCGGGCAGAGACCGCGGCTCTGGCCGCCGTAGCTGTAGCCGCCAGCAAGTTCGATCTTTAA
- a CDS encoding methyl-accepting chemotaxis protein produces the protein MLQRFLKKQLTSLPLEIRLLGALILACLLSLAGLYWSKNLYLAIILAFIFSVIIVFGLVKKGLSSPLRETLSILEEINRGHLREMEPPLVAREVYLLSLMINNLVYSMGQLVFTLKTQGDSLEKASGHLHLVNGEIKAGVQEADQEMMELVTASRQAAESLSAVARASEEMATATADIAKSVAEAAQVTTKAQEKAVVTNELIKRLSTSSKKIGEIIQVINSIAEQTNLLALNATIEAARAGEAGKGFAVVAGEVKELARQTAKATEEIEHTIRTIQKDIGQAVASVEEITQIVHQVNDLSNTIASATEEQTATVSEIKESITQGAEGVREIEKRSENMARRIRAFAALTAKLDLAREVIEDLAQEIRLVANQYRISPETVQRAEANALGHLKLTGILMQHFQWREKVLQAILKEEIPQVETNPTRCALGRWLSQAEIKGQEEREIIDRLVPVHSQLHQSVVKIQEDLKGGGGLEAALKRLHQEIKPCFDQVLHHLRELIEFSRKGVTSS, from the coding sequence ATGCTCCAAAGATTCCTGAAAAAACAACTGACCAGTCTTCCCCTGGAGATAAGGCTACTCGGGGCACTTATTTTAGCCTGTCTTCTTTCTCTAGCCGGCCTCTACTGGTCGAAAAACCTTTATCTAGCCATTATCTTGGCCTTTATCTTCTCGGTAATTATCGTCTTTGGTTTGGTTAAAAAAGGGCTTTCCTCTCCCTTAAGGGAGACCCTTTCCATCCTTGAGGAGATAAACCGTGGTCACCTCCGAGAGATGGAGCCCCCTTTGGTGGCCAGGGAGGTCTATCTTCTTTCTCTGATGATCAACAATCTCGTCTATAGCATGGGGCAGTTGGTCTTCACCCTCAAGACCCAGGGTGATTCTCTGGAGAAGGCCTCAGGCCATCTTCATCTGGTAAATGGAGAGATAAAAGCCGGGGTTCAAGAGGCGGATCAGGAGATGATGGAATTGGTAACCGCTTCCAGACAGGCCGCTGAAAGCCTTTCGGCCGTAGCCCGGGCCAGTGAGGAAATGGCCACCGCTACGGCAGATATCGCCAAAAGCGTGGCCGAAGCGGCCCAGGTGACCACTAAGGCCCAGGAAAAGGCGGTGGTAACCAACGAACTGATAAAAAGATTGAGCACCAGCTCAAAGAAGATCGGAGAGATTATTCAGGTGATCAACTCTATTGCTGAGCAGACCAACCTTCTGGCCCTAAACGCCACCATTGAGGCCGCCCGGGCCGGGGAGGCCGGAAAAGGCTTTGCCGTGGTCGCCGGCGAAGTCAAGGAGCTGGCCCGCCAGACGGCCAAGGCCACTGAGGAAATCGAGCACACCATCCGAACCATTCAGAAGGATATTGGGCAGGCTGTGGCCTCGGTGGAGGAGATCACCCAGATTGTCCATCAGGTAAATGACCTCTCCAACACCATCGCCAGCGCCACGGAGGAGCAGACAGCCACGGTCTCAGAGATTAAAGAGAGCATTACTCAGGGGGCTGAGGGGGTTCGAGAAATAGAAAAGCGGTCTGAGAATATGGCCCGGCGAATTAGGGCCTTCGCCGCCCTTACGGCCAAGCTCGACCTGGCCCGGGAGGTCATTGAGGATTTGGCTCAGGAAATACGGCTGGTGGCCAATCAGTACCGAATAAGTCCGGAAACGGTTCAGAGGGCCGAGGCCAATGCCCTGGGCCACCTTAAGCTGACTGGAATCCTCATGCAGCACTTTCAGTGGCGGGAGAAGGTTCTTCAGGCCATCCTCAAAGAGGAGATTCCTCAGGTAGAGACCAACCCCACCCGTTGTGCCCTGGGGCGCTGGCTCTCCCAGGCCGAGATAAAAGGCCAGGAAGAGAGAGAAATCATCGACCGTCTCGTTCCTGTCCACAGCCAGCTTCATCAATCAGTAGTTAAAATCCAGGAGGACCTTAAAGGGGGAGGGGGGCTTGAGGCGGCCCTGAAAAGGCTCCACCAGGAGATAAAGCCTTGTTTCGACCAGGTACTTCATCATCTTCGGGAGCTTATCGAGTTCTCTCGCAAGGGGGTCACCTCCTCCTGA